A stretch of Gemmatimonadota bacterium DNA encodes these proteins:
- a CDS encoding DUF2961 domain-containing protein, which yields HGMRKDFITAPLQMSPQEGKGFNAWWPMPFKEKAVLEVENQGDEGYFHYFYIDCEAYPTVDAVADQAYFHVQWRREADTKGWAFEEGLKPDEYRKDPRWLNTSDRDNYVICDVEGDGIYCGAHLDIDCFQRNPNDWYGEGDDMMFIDGEAWPPSLHGTGTEDWYHGAYGPTTEFQAPYHGIILYSGNPDWRFKGKNTVYRYHIEDPIRFRKSFRMSIEHGHANKLSNDYASTAYYYLSEPRSGGPVLLPVDERLPRPNEEWYG from the coding sequence CACGGCATGCGCAAGGATTTCATCACCGCGCCGCTGCAGATGAGCCCGCAGGAAGGAAAGGGATTCAACGCGTGGTGGCCCATGCCCTTCAAGGAAAAGGCCGTGCTGGAAGTGGAAAACCAGGGCGACGAAGGCTACTTCCATTACTTTTACATCGACTGCGAGGCCTATCCCACCGTTGACGCGGTGGCGGATCAGGCGTATTTTCACGTACAGTGGCGCCGGGAGGCCGATACGAAGGGCTGGGCCTTCGAGGAAGGGCTCAAACCCGACGAATACCGGAAGGACCCGCGCTGGCTGAATACGAGCGACCGGGACAACTACGTCATCTGCGACGTCGAGGGCGACGGTATCTACTGCGGCGCCCACCTGGACATCGACTGCTTTCAGCGGAACCCGAACGACTGGTACGGCGAAGGCGACGACATGATGTTTATCGACGGAGAGGCGTGGCCCCCGTCGCTGCACGGGACCGGCACCGAAGACTGGTATCACGGCGCGTACGGTCCGACGACGGAGTTCCAGGCGCCGTACCACGGGATCATACTCTACAGCGGGAACCCGGACTGGAGATTCAAGGGCAAGAACACCGTATACCGTTATCATATTGAAGATCCGATCCGGTTTCGGAAGAGCTTCCGCATGTCCATCGAGCACGGCCATGCGAACAAACTGAGCAACGATTACGCCAGCACCGCCTACTACTATCTTTCCGAACCACGGAGCGGCGGACCGGTCCTGTTGCCGGTCGACGAACGACTGCCGCGACCGAACGAGGAGTGGTACGGCTGA